A window of the Falco biarmicus isolate bFalBia1 chromosome 10, bFalBia1.pri, whole genome shotgun sequence genome harbors these coding sequences:
- the FNDC11 gene encoding fibronectin type III domain-containing protein 11, producing MAVILNEFETSLDSTAHSEAQDNASWEQYSERSSFVLQFLNSTLSLHHLQHHRKKVELLSKCYFYLDIEPKHVTVTEQNQVMHRTNILQLIDPRQFQRMKKVGKNQTEIQLSLLTELLEQLERGREELSHYVETYDTVTFLSRWDMIMQRLSKLSEYMETLTSLQVPGKLHVKHQMVSQADLRGTTLPNIRLSLRTKMPLIFDRNESFAHKDWATLKWFAEDQKSHLEQYELHVRLLTGGSQAEVGYGRIQVVISNTCVVRDLQPGSSYTFLIRRSNTQTLVFERWHDSITLTTQTDAVGEADRSAWTPKG from the coding sequence ATGGCTGTGATTTTGAATGAATTTGAAACCAGTTTGGACAGTACCGCACACAGTGAAGCACAAGACAATGCCAGCTGGGAGCAGTACTCAGAAAGGAGCAGCTTTGTTCTGCAGTTCCTGAACTCCACCCTGAGCCTGCACCACCTCCAGCACCACCGGAAAAAAGTTGAGCTTCTGAGCAAATGTTACTTTTACTTAGATATTGAGCCCAAACACGTGACCGTGACAGAACAGAACCAAGTGATGCATCGCACTAACATCTTGCAACTAATAGACCCCAGGCAATTCCAGAGGATGAAGAAGGTGGGAAAAAACCAGACTGAAATCCAGCTGTCACTTCTAACTGAGCTCTTAGAACAACTGGAACGAGGACGGGAGGAGCTGAGCCATTACGTAGAGACTTATGACACTGTAACTTTTCTTTCCCGGTGGGACATGATTATGCAGAGGCTGTCCAAGCTCTCCGAGTATATGGAAACTCTCACTTCCTTGCAAGTGCCGGGAAAGCTCCATGTCAAGCACCAGATGGTGTCACAAGCAGATCTCAGAGGTACTACGCTTCCCAACATTAGGCTTTCTCTCCGTACCAAGATGCCACTGATTTTTGATCGAAATGAATCATTTGCACACAAGGACTGGGCCACACTCAAGTGGTTTGCCGAAGATCAAAAGTCACACCTTGAACAATATGAACTGCACGTGAGGCTACTGACAGGTGGGAGTCAGGCAGAAGTGGGATATGGTAGGATTCAGGTAGTCATCTCCAACACGTGTGTAGTCCGGGACTTGCAGCCTGGCAGTTCATACACATTCCTCATCAGAAGATCAAACACTCAGACTCTTGTTTTTGAAAGATGGCACGACAGCATTACATTGACGACACAAACTGATGCTGTTGGAGAAGCAGACAGAAGTGCTTGGACACCAAAAGGATGA